Proteins encoded within one genomic window of Geotalea daltonii FRC-32:
- a CDS encoding OmpA family protein, translated as MRVFLLIFILSLVSAQALANPTQTGVTGLINVPTADTLDAGNICVGVWGNVGKAAGKDFAIMPATITLGIGSFWEIYGTYPNLLFNGQESRSGRGTADIGSKIRFFGKRNSNIKLAGDVFLQRHVSEDMTIDGATDIGGRLIASLKMDPVSFHLNGGYLSTDAGEKEYIYGGGVEYLLTPKTKLTLELTGKGSAPVEALAGLQYYLSPHLTLNLAGGGGITAGSPDWRAIVGFSTCQGVGNYIKTIPTIASEEEEKDKKAQVVRPVKIMPISSLIKTALPAVPVSKLEVPVDPDKEEIVIKPFGQIVIPAQPVAPPVVLPLMSREPKVQPVQPKVQPKVQPVVQPKVQEPKITKLETEITVEPKKEIPANLNPIEESSAEGVSPLYGIETRGDSLEISTAKAAPIATKMLVYRKFRFADIMFEFGQADLSNEVKKSLSEVAEQARADKHWTYMRIDGHTDSIGSTGYNMDLSVKRAIAIASYLIIKEGIDPSKVFIKGLGKSKLIGDNSTTEGRRLNRRFEILFLVPKGK; from the coding sequence ATGAGAGTCTTCCTTCTAATTTTTATTTTATCTTTAGTCTCTGCCCAGGCTTTGGCCAATCCCACGCAAACAGGTGTCACAGGGCTTATCAACGTTCCAACCGCTGATACCCTAGATGCCGGTAATATTTGCGTCGGTGTGTGGGGAAATGTCGGTAAAGCAGCAGGCAAAGACTTTGCAATTATGCCTGCTACGATCACTCTCGGTATAGGCTCATTCTGGGAAATTTACGGAACATACCCGAACCTGCTGTTCAATGGTCAAGAAAGCAGGTCAGGTAGGGGAACCGCTGACATCGGCTCCAAAATCAGATTTTTCGGCAAGCGCAATTCAAATATTAAACTTGCCGGCGACGTATTTTTACAGAGACATGTTTCCGAAGATATGACCATAGATGGCGCCACCGATATCGGCGGAAGGCTTATTGCGTCATTGAAAATGGATCCTGTGAGTTTCCATCTCAACGGCGGCTACCTGTCAACCGATGCTGGTGAAAAGGAATATATCTATGGTGGCGGAGTTGAATATCTTCTTACTCCAAAAACCAAACTGACCCTGGAATTAACAGGAAAGGGTTCGGCTCCTGTCGAAGCACTTGCCGGTTTGCAATATTATCTATCACCGCATCTTACTTTGAATTTGGCAGGTGGAGGGGGCATTACAGCCGGTAGCCCCGACTGGCGAGCAATTGTAGGTTTCAGCACTTGTCAGGGGGTTGGTAATTATATCAAAACAATACCGACAATTGCTTCCGAGGAAGAGGAAAAAGATAAAAAAGCCCAGGTGGTCAGGCCGGTTAAAATAATGCCAATCAGTTCCTTGATCAAGACGGCATTGCCAGCTGTACCGGTTAGCAAACTGGAAGTACCTGTTGACCCTGATAAGGAAGAAATCGTTATAAAACCCTTCGGCCAGATAGTAATTCCTGCGCAACCGGTTGCTCCTCCTGTCGTTTTACCTCTGATGTCCCGTGAGCCTAAAGTGCAGCCGGTACAACCGAAAGTCCAGCCGAAGGTTCAGCCAGTAGTACAACCCAAGGTTCAGGAACCTAAAATAACCAAGCTGGAAACTGAAATAACGGTAGAACCTAAAAAGGAAATTCCCGCGAATCTTAATCCCATAGAGGAATCATCAGCTGAAGGCGTTTCGCCACTTTACGGAATTGAGACCAGGGGGGACAGCCTGGAAATATCTACCGCCAAGGCTGCACCCATTGCGACCAAGATGCTGGTTTATCGCAAATTCCGCTTTGCCGACATCATGTTCGAATTCGGCCAGGCGGATTTATCCAACGAGGTTAAAAAATCCCTGTCCGAGGTGGCAGAACAGGCGCGTGCTGACAAGCATTGGACCTATATGCGCATTGACGGCCATACCGACAGTATCGGCTCAACTGGCTACAATATGGACCTTTCCGTTAAACGGGCAATAGCCATAGCCAGCTATTTGATCATCAAAGAGGGCATCGATCCTTCGAAGGTATTTATTAAAGGGCTTGGCAAATCAAAACTGATAGGTGACAACAGCACCACCGAGGGACGAAGGTTGAACCGGCGTTTCGAGATTCTTTTCCTGGTGCCGAAGGGTAAATAA